A single Bifidobacterium asteroides DNA region contains:
- the ilvN gene encoding acetolactate synthase small subunit, with translation MANYPASKPGSERHTLSVLVENRPGVLARVAGLFARRAFNINSLSVSSTERDDISRITVTADVEAVPLEQIIKQLNKLLHVLKIVELKGDEAVERELVMIKVKANERNRSDVLEIVKLFRVRVVDVHPESLTIEATGAEGKLEALLRLLRPFGIIELVRSGAVAVTRGPRALSEKVLGSQITDR, from the coding sequence ATGGCCAATTATCCAGCATCCAAGCCCGGCTCCGAACGGCACACCCTTTCCGTCCTGGTCGAGAACCGCCCCGGCGTCCTGGCCAGGGTGGCCGGCCTGTTCGCCCGGCGCGCCTTCAACATCAACTCCCTGTCCGTCTCGTCCACTGAGCGAGACGACATCTCCCGGATCACGGTCACAGCAGATGTGGAAGCCGTCCCTCTGGAACAGATCATCAAGCAGCTCAACAAGCTGCTGCATGTGCTCAAAATCGTCGAACTCAAGGGCGACGAAGCCGTGGAACGCGAACTGGTCATGATCAAGGTCAAAGCCAACGAACGCAACCGCTCCGATGTGCTGGAGATCGTCAAACTCTTCCGTGTGCGCGTGGTCGACGTCCACCCCGAGTCCTTGACCATCGAAGCCACCGGGGCCGAAGGCAAGTTGGAAGCCCTGCTGCGGTTGCTGCGGCCCTTCGGCATCATCGAGCTGGTCAGGTCGGGCGCCGTGGCCGTGACTCGGGGACCCCGGGCCCTGAGCGAGAAGGTGCTGGGCTCCCAGATCACCGACCGCTGA